A single window of Emys orbicularis isolate rEmyOrb1 chromosome 18, rEmyOrb1.hap1, whole genome shotgun sequence DNA harbors:
- the TRUB2 gene encoding pseudouridylate synthase TRUB2, mitochondrial: MAAGRAARTRLNGLFAVYKPPGVASIRVRDTVETLLLKELNSLEQPAVQQQVRFLPTTVEGSAGKELTLTVTWLPVLAAHPLVRGPEFTHLKIGAGHRLDTKSSGVFVLGVGHGNKLLTDMYNAHLTRAYTVRGLFGKATDDFSDTGRLIEKTTFDHITGDKLERILAVIQGTNHKALLMYSNIDLKTQEAYELAVEGLIRPMEKTPPLITAIRCLQFAPPEFQLEIQCLHETQQYLRKIVHEIGLELKSTAVCTQVRRIRDGFFTLDDALLRTHWNLQNIRNSIKDSKFKVKVGLQRSLSHQARSGKRHTDMDQVAESELHSTEGTSASDLTHKMR, translated from the exons ATGGCTGCCGGGAGAGCGGCTAGGACCAGGCTAAACGGGCTCTTCGCTGTGTACAAACCCCCCGGGGTGGCTTCGATCAGGGTGCGGGACACCGTGGAGACCCTGCTCCTGAAAG AACTGAACTCTCTGGAACAGCCAGCTGTGCAGCAGCAAGTACGCTTCCTGCCCACCACTGTAGAAGGAAGTGCTGGGAAAGAGCTGACCCTCACTGTTACCTGGTTGCCTGTCCTGGCTGCCCACCCACTAG TTAGAGGACCAGAATTCACTCACTTGAAAATCGGAGCAGGTCACCGTCTGGATACAAAGTCATCTGGAGTGTTTg TGCTTGGAGTGGGCCATGGGAACAAGCTGCTCACTGATATGTACAATGCCCATCTTACTAGG GCTTATACTGTTCGTGGACTGTTTGGCAAAGCCACAGATGACTTCTCAGACACAGGCAGGCTAATAGAGAAGACCACATTTG ATCATATCACAGGGGATAAGCTGGAGCGGATTCTTGCTGTCATTCAGGGAACCAATCATAAAGCTCTGCTGAT GTACTCTAACATTGACCTGAAAACTCAAGAGGCCTATGAGCTGGCTGTTGAAGGTTTAATTCGCCCGATGGAAAAAACCCCTCCATTAATCACAGCAATTCGATGCCTCCAATTTGCACCTCCAGAATTCCAGCTAG AAATCCAGTGTTTGCATGAGACCCAGCAGTACCTCCGAAAAATAGTTCACGAGATTGGCTTGGAGCTGAAATCAACTGCTGTGTGCACCCAGGTGCGGCGGATACGGGATGGCTTTTTCACACTAGACGATGCTCTCCTGCGAACGCATTGGAACCTGCAGAATATCCGGAATTCAATTAAAGACTCTAAGTTCAAAGTGAAAGTGGGGCTTCAGAGAAGCTTGAGCCACCAAGCTAGGAGTGGTAAAAGACATACCGATATGGATCAGGTTGCAGAGAGCGAACTGCACAGTACAGAGGGAACATCTGCAAGCGATCTGACTCATAAAATGAGATAA